A genomic stretch from Bradyrhizobium quebecense includes:
- the sugE gene encoding quaternary ammonium compound efflux SMR transporter SugE has protein sequence MAWAILFTAGLLEIGWAIGLKYTEGFSRLVPSVLTLAAMAGSVILLGIALKTLPIGTAYAVWTGIGAVGTAALGIILLGEPATAMRLASIGLIVSGIVGLKLVG, from the coding sequence ATGGCTTGGGCCATTCTGTTCACCGCAGGCCTGCTCGAGATCGGCTGGGCGATCGGGCTGAAATATACCGAGGGCTTTTCGCGGCTGGTGCCATCGGTACTGACGCTCGCGGCGATGGCCGGCAGCGTGATCCTGCTCGGCATCGCGCTGAAGACGCTGCCGATTGGAACCGCCTATGCGGTCTGGACCGGGATCGGCGCGGTCGGCACCGCGGCGCTCGGCATCATCCTGCTCGGCGAACCCGCGACCGCGATGCGGCTTGCCAGCATCGGGCTGATCGTGTCCGGCATCGTCGGGCTGAAGCTGGTCGGTTGA
- a CDS encoding peptide chain release factor 3 — protein sequence MSDTAVSTESPSRSPLSEEVARRRTFAIISHPDAGKTTLTEKLLLFGGAINLAGQVKAKGERRNTRSDWMKIERERGISVVTSVMTFEFNDLVFNLLDTPGHEDFSEDTYRTLTAVDSAVMVIDAAKGIEARTRKLFEVCRLRDIPIITFINKMDRESRDTFELLDEIEKTLALDTTPMTWPVGRGRDFLGTYDVVNGGVRLLEGGGAKTGATEQIDIADLGKRNPNLDVAEVRDELALASEACKPFELAAFREGHLTPVYFGSALRNFGVGDLLEGLGKFAPAPRAQDSDLRKVEAAEPRMSAFVFKIQANMDPNHRDRIAFARLCSGKLVRGMKAKLVRTGKNMSLSSPQFFFAQDRSVADEAFAGDVVGIPNHGTLRIGDTLTEGEDLTFVGVPSFAPEIVRRVRLTDAMKAKKLKEALQQMSEEGVVQVFRPRDGAPALVGVVGPLQLDVLKARLDAEYSLPVEFEVSEFSLARWISSDDRKKLEAFVAANNSGIADDVDGDPVFMAKNEFYLGYTRERAEGIIFSNVKDVKKKA from the coding sequence ATGTCTGATACCGCTGTTTCAACCGAATCGCCGTCCCGCTCGCCGCTTTCAGAGGAAGTGGCGCGACGGCGCACCTTTGCGATCATCTCGCACCCGGACGCCGGCAAGACCACGCTGACGGAAAAGCTGCTGCTGTTCGGCGGCGCCATCAACCTCGCGGGCCAGGTCAAGGCCAAGGGCGAGCGCCGCAACACGCGCTCGGACTGGATGAAGATCGAGCGCGAGCGCGGCATCTCGGTGGTCACCTCGGTGATGACCTTCGAGTTCAACGACCTCGTGTTCAACCTGCTGGATACGCCGGGCCACGAGGACTTTTCGGAAGACACCTATCGCACGCTGACCGCGGTCGACTCCGCGGTGATGGTGATCGACGCCGCCAAAGGCATCGAGGCGCGCACGCGAAAACTGTTCGAGGTGTGCCGCCTGCGCGACATCCCGATCATCACCTTCATCAACAAGATGGACCGCGAGAGCCGCGACACGTTCGAGCTTCTGGACGAGATCGAGAAGACGCTGGCGCTCGACACCACGCCGATGACCTGGCCGGTCGGCCGTGGCCGCGATTTCCTCGGCACCTACGACGTCGTCAATGGCGGCGTGCGGCTGCTCGAGGGTGGCGGCGCCAAGACCGGCGCCACCGAGCAGATCGACATCGCCGATCTCGGCAAGCGCAATCCCAATCTCGACGTCGCCGAGGTCAGGGATGAGCTGGCGCTGGCCTCGGAAGCCTGCAAGCCGTTCGAGCTTGCGGCATTCCGCGAGGGGCATCTGACGCCGGTCTATTTCGGCAGCGCGCTGCGCAATTTCGGCGTCGGCGATTTGCTGGAGGGGCTCGGCAAGTTCGCGCCGGCGCCGCGCGCGCAGGATTCCGATCTGCGCAAGGTCGAGGCGGCGGAGCCGCGCATGAGCGCGTTCGTGTTCAAGATCCAGGCCAACATGGATCCGAACCACCGCGACCGCATCGCGTTCGCGCGGCTGTGCTCCGGCAAGCTCGTCCGCGGCATGAAGGCCAAGCTGGTGCGCACCGGCAAGAACATGAGCCTGTCGAGCCCGCAATTCTTCTTCGCCCAGGACCGCTCGGTGGCGGATGAAGCCTTCGCCGGCGACGTCGTCGGCATTCCGAACCACGGCACCTTGCGGATCGGCGACACCCTGACCGAGGGCGAGGATCTGACCTTCGTCGGCGTGCCGAGCTTCGCGCCGGAAATCGTCCGCCGCGTTCGGCTGACGGATGCGATGAAGGCGAAGAAGCTGAAGGAAGCCTTGCAGCAGATGTCGGAGGAGGGCGTCGTGCAGGTGTTCCGTCCGCGCGACGGCGCGCCGGCGCTGGTCGGCGTGGTCGGTCCGCTGCAGCTCGACGTGCTGAAGGCGCGGCTCGATGCGGAATATTCTCTGCCGGTCGAGTTCGAGGTCAGCGAATTCTCGCTGGCGCGCTGGATCTCGTCCGACGACCGCAAGAAGTTAGAGGCCTTCGTCGCCGCCAACAATTCCGGCATCGCCGACGACGTCGATGGCGATCCCGTGTTCATGGCCAAGAACGAGTTCTATCTCGGCTACACCCGCGAGCGCGCCGAAGGCATCATCTTCTCCAACGTCAAGGACGTGAAGAAGAAGGCGTAG
- a CDS encoding NnrU family protein — MGLLVMILGLVLFLGIHVLTSLRELRAGIVNAMGEGAYKGVYSLVSFAGLALIIWGFGHYRATGWIDVWTPPTALKHITVALMLPAVILVVAAYIRGRIYTTLKHPMLAGVKLWAFAHLLANGDLGSIILFGSFLGWAVYDRISLKRRADAGGPPIPVGGPTNDLIEIAVGVIVYLALAFAFHPVVIGVPVMGA, encoded by the coding sequence GTGGGACTGCTCGTCATGATCCTGGGTCTCGTGCTGTTCCTCGGCATCCATGTGCTGACCAGCCTGCGCGAGCTGCGCGCCGGCATCGTCAATGCGATGGGCGAGGGGGCCTACAAGGGCGTCTATTCGCTGGTGTCGTTCGCCGGCCTCGCGCTGATCATCTGGGGCTTCGGCCACTACCGCGCGACCGGCTGGATCGACGTCTGGACGCCGCCGACCGCGTTGAAGCACATCACGGTGGCGCTGATGCTGCCGGCCGTGATCCTGGTGGTGGCCGCCTATATCCGCGGCCGCATCTACACCACGCTGAAGCATCCGATGCTGGCGGGCGTGAAGCTGTGGGCGTTCGCGCATCTGCTCGCCAATGGCGATCTCGGCTCGATCATCCTGTTCGGCTCGTTTCTCGGCTGGGCGGTCTATGACCGCATCTCGCTGAAGCGCCGCGCGGATGCCGGCGGGCCGCCGATCCCGGTAGGCGGCCCGACCAACGACCTGATCGAGATCGCGGTCGGTGTCATCGTCTATCTGGCGCTGGCGTTTGCGTTCCACCCGGTCGTGATCGGCGTGCCTGTCATGGGAGCCTGA
- the panB gene encoding 3-methyl-2-oxobutanoate hydroxymethyltransferase codes for MSVQSAIKRKTAPDLRARKNGEPIVMLTSYHAHTAALVDRHCDAILVGDSLGNVMHGFETTVPVTLDMMILQGRAVMRGSQAALVVVDMPFGSYEGSKEQAFQSAVRIMKETLCGAVKLEGGARMAETVAFLSERGIPVMGHIGLTPQSINTLGSFRAQGREEETWAPIENDAKAIAEAGAFSIVVEAVAEPLARKITQSITVPTIGIGASAACDGQVLVLEDMLGLSPRAPKFVRRYGNLGPMIEEAIAGYARDVKSRAFPGPEHVYGMKKS; via the coding sequence ATGTCTGTTCAATCCGCCATCAAGCGCAAGACCGCGCCCGATCTGCGCGCCCGCAAGAATGGCGAGCCGATCGTGATGCTGACATCGTACCACGCGCATACCGCAGCGCTGGTCGACCGGCACTGCGACGCCATCCTGGTCGGCGATTCCCTCGGCAACGTGATGCATGGCTTCGAGACCACGGTGCCGGTCACCCTCGACATGATGATCCTGCAGGGCCGCGCGGTGATGCGCGGCTCGCAAGCTGCGCTGGTCGTGGTCGACATGCCGTTCGGCTCCTATGAGGGCTCCAAGGAGCAGGCGTTTCAATCCGCGGTGCGGATCATGAAGGAGACGCTGTGCGGCGCGGTCAAGCTCGAGGGCGGCGCGCGGATGGCGGAGACGGTGGCGTTCCTGTCCGAGCGCGGCATTCCCGTGATGGGCCATATCGGCCTGACGCCGCAATCGATCAACACGCTCGGCTCGTTCCGCGCGCAGGGCCGCGAGGAGGAGACCTGGGCGCCGATCGAGAACGACGCCAAGGCGATCGCGGAAGCGGGCGCCTTCTCGATCGTGGTCGAGGCGGTCGCCGAGCCGCTGGCGCGCAAGATCACGCAATCGATCACTGTTCCCACCATCGGCATCGGCGCCAGTGCTGCCTGCGACGGGCAGGTGCTGGTGCTGGAGGACATGCTCGGCCTGTCGCCGCGCGCGCCGAAATTCGTCCGTCGCTACGGCAATCTCGGGCCGATGATCGAGGAAGCGATCGCGGGCTATGCGCGCGACGTGAAGAGCCGCGCCTTTCCCGGGCCGGAGCACGTTTACGGCATGAAGAAGAGCTGA
- a CDS encoding class I adenylate-forming enzyme family protein: MDWSQHALPLMRLEPRFGDRVVPAFAERPASLWAMIADAVAQNGDGEALVCGERRLSWREVAEQSAKVAAGFAKLGLAPGDRVAILLGNRIEFVLTMFAAAHAGLVTVLLSTRQQKPEIAYVLNDCGAKVLVHEAALADRIPDAADIPGLEHRISVSDDSASQFAGLRDNAPAQAPAEVREEDTAMILYTSGTTGRPKGAMLAHCNIIHSSMVFASCLKLTKADRSIAAVPLAHVTGAVANVTTMARSAGALIIMPEFKASEYLKVAARERVSYTVMVPAMYNLCLMQPDFDSYDLSSWRIGGFGGAPMPVATIEKLDAKIPGLKLANCYGATETTSPSTLMPGELTAAHIDSVGLPCPGAEIVVMGADGREVPRGAIGELWIRSASVIKGYWNNPKATAESFTAGFWHSGDLGSVDGENFVRVFDRQKDMINRRGLKIYSAEVESVLSGHPAVVESAIIAKPCPVLGERVHAVIVTRTDVSAESLRTWCAERLSDYKVPETMVLTSDPLPRNANGKVIKRQLRESISTGA, translated from the coding sequence ATGGACTGGTCGCAACACGCACTTCCGCTGATGCGGCTCGAGCCGCGCTTCGGCGACCGCGTCGTGCCGGCGTTTGCCGAGCGGCCGGCCAGCCTTTGGGCGATGATCGCAGACGCCGTCGCGCAGAATGGCGACGGCGAGGCGCTGGTCTGCGGCGAGCGGCGCCTCTCCTGGCGCGAGGTTGCCGAGCAATCGGCGAAGGTCGCAGCCGGCTTTGCAAAGCTTGGCCTCGCGCCCGGCGACCGCGTCGCGATCCTGCTCGGCAACCGCATCGAGTTCGTGCTGACGATGTTCGCCGCCGCCCATGCTGGCCTCGTCACGGTGCTGCTCTCGACGCGCCAGCAGAAGCCCGAGATCGCCTATGTGTTGAACGATTGCGGCGCGAAGGTTCTGGTCCATGAGGCCGCGCTTGCCGATCGCATCCCCGACGCCGCCGACATTCCCGGCCTCGAGCATCGCATCTCGGTCAGCGACGACAGCGCGTCGCAATTCGCCGGCCTGCGCGACAATGCTCCGGCGCAGGCGCCGGCGGAGGTGAGGGAAGAGGACACCGCGATGATCCTCTACACCTCAGGCACCACGGGCCGGCCGAAGGGCGCGATGCTCGCCCATTGCAACATTATCCACTCGTCGATGGTGTTCGCGTCCTGCCTGAAGCTGACCAAGGCCGATCGCTCGATCGCCGCGGTGCCGCTCGCGCATGTCACCGGCGCGGTCGCCAACGTCACCACCATGGCGCGCTCTGCCGGCGCGCTGATCATCATGCCGGAGTTCAAGGCGTCGGAGTATCTGAAGGTCGCGGCGCGCGAGCGGGTCAGCTACACGGTGATGGTGCCGGCGATGTACAATCTCTGCCTGATGCAGCCGGATTTCGACAGCTACGATCTGTCGAGCTGGCGCATCGGCGGCTTCGGCGGCGCGCCGATGCCGGTTGCGACCATCGAAAAGCTCGACGCCAAGATTCCCGGGCTCAAGCTCGCGAATTGCTACGGCGCGACCGAGACCACGTCACCCTCGACCTTGATGCCGGGTGAACTGACCGCGGCGCATATCGACAGCGTCGGTCTGCCGTGTCCCGGCGCCGAGATCGTCGTAATGGGCGCCGATGGCCGCGAGGTGCCGCGCGGCGCGATCGGCGAGCTCTGGATCCGCAGCGCTTCCGTCATCAAGGGCTACTGGAATAATCCGAAGGCGACCGCCGAAAGCTTCACGGCCGGCTTCTGGCATTCCGGCGATCTCGGCTCGGTCGATGGCGAAAACTTCGTCCGCGTGTTCGATCGCCAGAAGGACATGATCAACCGCCGCGGCCTGAAGATCTATTCCGCAGAGGTCGAGTCCGTGCTTTCAGGCCATCCGGCCGTGGTCGAGAGCGCGATCATCGCAAAGCCGTGCCCGGTGCTCGGCGAGCGTGTCCACGCCGTGATCGTGACCCGCACCGACGTGAGTGCCGAGAGCCTGCGCACCTGGTGCGCCGAGCGTCTCTCCGACTACAAGGTGCCGGAGACGATGGTGCTGACATCGGACCCGCTGCCGCGCAACGCCAACGGCAAGGTGATCAAGCGCCAGCTGCGGGAAAGCATCTCGACAGGGGCATAG
- a CDS encoding tetratricopeptide repeat protein codes for MSELFDEVDEEVRRDQLKKLWDKYSLFIIALAILVVAGVGGWRGYQYLEGKKAAEAGAAFDRAVELSDQNKHAEAEVAFADLINKAPSGYRNLARLRMAAELATRDQPAAAKLYDEIAADRSVGGPDRDLARIRAAQMVMDTTTYPNMVQRLEAMATSKDSTFRHSARELLALSAWRANDATAARQWLDQIANDGETPPSLRSRAEALQALLPPVAKS; via the coding sequence GTGTCTGAATTATTTGACGAAGTCGACGAGGAAGTCCGTCGCGATCAGCTCAAGAAGCTGTGGGACAAGTACTCGCTTTTCATCATCGCGCTGGCGATCCTGGTGGTCGCGGGCGTCGGTGGCTGGCGTGGCTACCAATATCTCGAGGGTAAGAAGGCCGCCGAGGCCGGCGCGGCGTTCGACCGCGCCGTTGAGCTGTCGGACCAGAACAAGCACGCCGAGGCCGAGGTCGCGTTTGCCGACCTGATCAACAAGGCGCCGTCCGGCTACCGCAATCTGGCGAGGCTGCGCATGGCCGCCGAGCTCGCGACCCGCGATCAGCCGGCCGCTGCGAAACTCTATGACGAGATCGCGGCCGACCGCAGCGTCGGTGGCCCCGATCGGGATCTGGCGCGGATCCGTGCCGCGCAGATGGTGATGGACACCACGACCTATCCGAACATGGTGCAACGGCTCGAGGCGATGGCGACGTCGAAGGACTCGACGTTCCGCCACTCCGCGCGCGAGCTGCTGGCGCTGTCGGCCTGGCGCGCCAACGATGCCACCGCCGCGCGGCAGTGGCTCGACCAGATAGCCAATGACGGCGAGACACCGCCGAGCCTGCGTTCGCGCGCCGAAGCGCTGCAGGCATTGTTGCCGCCGGTCGCGAAGAGCTGA
- the der gene encoding ribosome biogenesis GTPase Der — protein sequence MSFTIAIIGRPNVGKSTLFNRLVGQKLALVDDEPGVTRDRREGQARLYDLDFTIIDTAGLDEGAKGSLTARMQEQTETAIALADALMFVIDARVGLTPTDRAFADFARKANKPVVLVANKAEGKHGEIGAMESYALGLGDPVQISAEHGEGMGDLHEALSALVPATPEEDDEVEDDEDISEEEAAQRPIRVAIVGRPNAGKSTLINHLLGEERLLTSPEAGTTRDSIAVEITWQGRQFRVFDTAGLRRRSRIEEKLEKLSVADALRAVRFAEVVVMMMDSQNKFEEQDLRIADLVEREGRAIVLAVNKWDLVERKPNQISQLRTDADHWLPQVKGVPIVAVSGLMGEGIDRLMIAIQEAYAVWNRRLPTAGLNRWFEQAIQANPPPAVSGRRLKLNYITQVKARPPSFVLFCSRADAIPRSYLRYLTNSLRETFDLPGTPIRITLREKANPFAYKRKRPS from the coding sequence ATGTCCTTTACCATCGCCATTATCGGCCGGCCCAATGTCGGAAAGTCGACGCTGTTCAACCGGCTGGTCGGCCAGAAGCTCGCGCTGGTGGACGACGAGCCCGGCGTGACCCGCGATCGCCGCGAGGGCCAGGCCCGGCTCTACGATCTCGACTTCACCATCATTGACACCGCGGGGCTCGATGAGGGCGCCAAGGGCTCGCTGACGGCGAGGATGCAGGAACAGACCGAAACCGCGATCGCGCTCGCCGACGCCCTGATGTTCGTGATCGACGCCCGCGTCGGCCTGACGCCGACCGATCGCGCCTTCGCCGACTTCGCCCGCAAGGCCAACAAGCCGGTGGTGCTGGTCGCCAACAAGGCCGAGGGCAAGCATGGTGAGATCGGCGCGATGGAATCCTACGCGCTCGGCCTCGGCGATCCCGTGCAGATCTCGGCCGAGCACGGCGAGGGCATGGGAGACCTCCACGAGGCGCTGAGCGCGCTGGTGCCCGCGACACCAGAGGAAGACGACGAGGTCGAGGACGACGAGGACATCTCGGAGGAGGAGGCCGCGCAGCGCCCGATCCGCGTCGCCATCGTCGGCCGGCCCAACGCCGGCAAGTCGACGCTGATCAATCATCTGCTCGGCGAGGAGCGGCTGCTGACCAGCCCCGAGGCCGGCACCACGCGCGATTCCATCGCGGTCGAGATCACCTGGCAGGGCCGCCAGTTCCGCGTGTTCGATACCGCCGGCCTGCGCCGCCGCTCGCGGATCGAGGAGAAGCTGGAAAAGCTCTCGGTCGCGGATGCGTTGCGTGCGGTGCGCTTCGCCGAAGTCGTCGTGATGATGATGGACTCGCAGAACAAGTTCGAGGAGCAGGATCTGCGCATCGCCGATCTGGTCGAACGCGAAGGCCGCGCGATCGTGCTCGCGGTCAACAAATGGGACCTCGTCGAGCGCAAGCCCAACCAGATCTCGCAGCTGCGCACCGATGCCGACCACTGGCTGCCGCAGGTCAAGGGCGTGCCGATCGTCGCCGTCTCCGGCCTGATGGGTGAGGGCATCGACCGCCTGATGATTGCGATCCAGGAGGCCTATGCGGTCTGGAACCGGCGCTTGCCGACCGCGGGGCTCAATCGCTGGTTCGAGCAGGCGATCCAGGCCAACCCGCCGCCAGCCGTCTCAGGCCGCCGGCTGAAGCTGAACTACATCACGCAAGTGAAGGCGCGGCCGCCGAGCTTCGTTCTGTTCTGCTCGCGCGCCGATGCGATCCCGAGATCCTATCTGCGCTACCTCACCAACTCGCTGCGCGAGACCTTCGATCTGCCGGGCACGCCGATCCGGATCACGCTGCGCGAGAAGGCCAATCCGTTCGCCTACAAGCGCAAACGGCCGTCGTGA
- a CDS encoding MFS transporter, whose protein sequence is MPQARSGAVAFIFITLLLDMLALGIIIPILPKLIEGFVNNDTANAARIFGVFGSIWALMQFVCSPILGALSDRFGRRPVVLLSNFGLAADYVLMALAPNLIWLFIGRAISGITSSSISTVFAYIADVTAPEQRAAMFGKIGVAFGAGFILGPALGGLLGEIDPRLPFWAAAGLSFVNGLYGLFILPESLPVERRAPFKWKSANPIGALHFLRANRTLAGLSLATFFGQLAHVVLPSVFVLYATYRYGWDTGTVGATLALVGLCGMIVQGAAIGPIVQRLGERNALFLGLVCGALGFLIFGAAPTGQLFWIGIPVMAFWGISGAATQALTTQLVAADQQGQLQGATSSVQSMSELIGPFLFTLTFAYFIGDNVPVKLPGAPFYLAGALLLLALAIAWRATAAKKT, encoded by the coding sequence ATGCCGCAGGCACGCAGCGGCGCCGTGGCCTTCATCTTCATCACGCTCCTGCTCGACATGCTCGCGCTCGGGATCATCATCCCGATCCTGCCCAAGCTGATCGAAGGCTTCGTCAACAACGACACCGCCAACGCCGCGCGTATCTTCGGCGTGTTCGGCTCGATCTGGGCGTTGATGCAGTTCGTCTGCTCGCCGATCCTGGGCGCGCTGTCCGATCGCTTCGGCCGCCGTCCGGTGGTGCTGCTGTCGAATTTCGGCCTTGCCGCGGACTATGTGCTGATGGCGCTGGCGCCGAACCTGATCTGGCTGTTCATCGGGCGGGCGATCTCGGGCATCACCTCGTCGAGCATCTCGACCGTGTTCGCCTATATCGCCGACGTCACCGCGCCGGAGCAGCGCGCCGCGATGTTCGGCAAGATCGGCGTCGCGTTCGGCGCGGGCTTCATCCTGGGACCTGCGCTGGGCGGCCTGCTCGGCGAGATCGATCCGCGGCTGCCGTTCTGGGCGGCGGCGGGCCTGAGCTTCGTCAACGGCCTCTATGGCCTGTTCATCCTGCCGGAATCGCTCCCGGTCGAGCGGCGCGCGCCGTTCAAATGGAAGAGCGCCAATCCGATCGGCGCGTTGCATTTCCTGCGCGCGAACCGGACGCTGGCCGGCCTGTCGCTGGCGACCTTCTTCGGCCAGCTCGCGCATGTCGTGCTGCCCTCGGTGTTCGTGCTGTACGCCACCTATCGCTATGGCTGGGATACCGGCACCGTCGGCGCCACGCTCGCGCTGGTCGGCCTCTGCGGCATGATCGTGCAGGGCGCGGCGATCGGCCCGATCGTGCAGCGCCTCGGCGAGCGCAACGCGTTGTTCCTCGGCCTCGTCTGCGGCGCCTTGGGCTTTTTGATCTTTGGCGCGGCACCGACCGGGCAACTGTTCTGGATCGGCATTCCCGTGATGGCGTTCTGGGGCATCTCGGGCGCCGCGACGCAGGCCCTGACGACGCAACTCGTCGCCGCCGATCAACAAGGCCAGTTGCAGGGCGCGACATCGAGCGTGCAGAGCATGTCGGAATTGATCGGCCCGTTCCTGTTCACGCTGACCTTCGCCTATTTCATCGGCGACAACGTGCCGGTGAAGCTGCCCGGTGCGCCGTTCTATCTGGCCGGTGCGCTGCTGCTGCTCGCGCTCGCCATTGCGTGGCGCGCAACGGCGGCGAAGAAAACGTAG
- a CDS encoding YybH family protein gives MTQQRHRAETEVRTIIEAWADAVRRHDYAGVLAHHDQDIVMFDVPPPFQSRGLDAYRKTWDLFFGCQRSSYAFDIEDIAITAGDDVAFAVAVMRCGPLDDTFQFRLTIGLRKVGGGWRITHEHHSVPATD, from the coding sequence ATGACACAGCAGCGCCACAGGGCAGAAACCGAAGTCAGAACAATCATCGAAGCTTGGGCGGACGCGGTCCGCCGGCACGACTATGCGGGCGTCCTCGCCCATCACGATCAGGACATCGTGATGTTCGACGTGCCGCCGCCGTTCCAGTCACGCGGACTTGATGCGTACAGGAAGACCTGGGATCTGTTCTTCGGCTGTCAGCGTTCCTCCTACGCCTTCGATATCGAGGACATCGCGATCACGGCCGGCGATGACGTCGCCTTTGCCGTTGCAGTGATGCGGTGCGGTCCGCTCGACGACACGTTCCAGTTCCGGCTCACGATCGGACTGCGCAAAGTTGGTGGCGGCTGGCGGATCACGCACGAACACCATTCGGTGCCGGCGACTGATTAA
- a CDS encoding TetR/AcrR family transcriptional regulator: MDNPSRSERSRNAALDAAITIVTRDGPGRLTLDAIARESGLSKGGVMHQFRTKEAVLRALLEQQMAHFEEFSTRYLEKARATTDQPELAAQIATLREAISTPRAGAFALLAAMNENPELMAMPRDVDIKKIALMKAEARDPDLALLRWAAARGLLLSSLFGLSSLTDAERDRLFERLLDDSKWTAIEQGATAAAKPSKASATRAASPRPAGARAAKPASARKRG, translated from the coding sequence ATGGATAATCCTTCCCGCTCCGAACGTTCCCGCAACGCCGCACTCGACGCCGCGATCACCATCGTGACGCGCGATGGTCCGGGGCGCCTGACGCTTGATGCGATCGCGCGCGAGAGCGGGCTCAGCAAGGGCGGCGTGATGCATCAGTTCCGCACCAAGGAAGCGGTGCTGCGCGCCTTGCTTGAGCAGCAGATGGCGCATTTCGAGGAGTTCTCGACCCGCTACCTCGAAAAGGCGCGCGCGACCACGGATCAGCCCGAACTGGCGGCGCAGATCGCAACGCTCCGGGAAGCGATCTCGACGCCGCGGGCCGGGGCATTCGCGCTGCTGGCTGCGATGAACGAGAATCCCGAATTGATGGCGATGCCGCGCGATGTCGACATCAAGAAGATCGCGCTGATGAAGGCCGAGGCGCGTGATCCGGATCTTGCGCTGCTGCGCTGGGCGGCAGCGCGGGGGCTGCTGCTGAGCTCGTTGTTCGGCCTGTCGTCGCTGACCGATGCCGAGCGCGACCGCCTGTTCGAGCGACTGCTCGACGACAGCAAGTGGACTGCGATCGAGCAGGGCGCAACGGCGGCCGCAAAGCCATCCAAGGCGTCGGCGACACGCGCGGCATCGCCGCGGCCTGCGGGCGCACGGGCCGCAAAGCCGGCATCGGCGCGCAAGCGCGGCTGA
- a CDS encoding DUF3313 domain-containing protein, whose protein sequence is MESSIAARGLGAMALCAFAGGCAAVTPVAYSDVASSAYMTPDTSDSSGRVPYRYAPPVDWRSYNKVMLDPVVIYRGADRQFGDMSEKDKETLAAYMQTRFADKLRGRFTLVNTRGPNTFRLRLTLTGAVANTPVLGTLSRFDMAGAIYNGVQAARDGEGTMTGSVIYAVEMFDSSTARLLGAYVSKQYPNAYDIKASVGDLAAATAGIDKGADAFMAQLK, encoded by the coding sequence ATGGAGAGCTCGATCGCCGCGCGCGGTCTGGGAGCGATGGCGCTTTGCGCCTTCGCCGGAGGATGTGCTGCCGTCACGCCGGTGGCTTATTCGGACGTGGCCTCGTCGGCCTATATGACGCCTGATACGTCCGACTCGTCGGGGCGTGTGCCGTATCGCTATGCGCCGCCGGTCGACTGGCGGAGCTACAACAAGGTGATGCTCGATCCGGTCGTGATCTATCGCGGCGCGGATCGTCAGTTCGGCGACATGTCCGAGAAGGACAAGGAGACGCTCGCCGCCTACATGCAGACCCGCTTCGCCGACAAATTGCGCGGCCGCTTCACGCTGGTGAACACGCGCGGGCCGAACACGTTCCGGCTGCGGCTGACGCTGACCGGCGCGGTCGCCAATACGCCGGTGCTCGGCACGCTGTCGCGCTTCGATATGGCCGGCGCGATCTATAATGGCGTGCAGGCCGCGCGTGACGGCGAGGGCACGATGACGGGCTCGGTGATCTATGCCGTCGAGATGTTCGACAGCTCGACCGCGCGCCTGCTCGGCGCTTACGTCAGCAAGCAATATCCCAACGCCTACGACATCAAGGCCAGTGTCGGCGATCTCGCCGCCGCCACCGCCGGCATCGACAAGGGTGCCGATGCCTTCATGGCGCAACTGAAGTGA
- a CDS encoding DUF2147 domain-containing protein: protein MNFLVRMFLRSLVAALLMSSTGRAETIAPADPSGTWLTEDGRARIRLERCGAPRDRICGFIVWMKDPLDPRGQPFRDGFNPDPGKRTRALLGHQLILGLKLSPEGRFDGDIYNAEDGKSYSVSLWRDASDRLKLKGCLLKLLCQTQTWTQTLDVQPGQLVGLTGDAGGPRADREWASLPPPARKAAAK, encoded by the coding sequence ATGAACTTTCTGGTTCGCATGTTTCTGCGCAGCCTCGTCGCCGCCTTGCTGATGAGCTCGACCGGCCGCGCCGAGACGATTGCGCCTGCCGATCCCAGCGGCACCTGGCTGACCGAGGACGGGCGCGCACGCATCCGCCTCGAGCGCTGCGGCGCCCCGCGTGACCGCATCTGCGGCTTCATCGTATGGATGAAGGATCCGCTCGACCCTCGCGGCCAGCCGTTCCGCGACGGCTTCAATCCCGATCCCGGCAAGCGAACGCGCGCGCTGCTCGGCCACCAGCTGATCCTCGGATTGAAGCTGTCGCCGGAGGGCCGGTTCGACGGCGACATCTACAATGCCGAGGACGGCAAGTCCTATTCGGTCTCGCTGTGGCGTGACGCGTCCGACCGGCTGAAGCTCAAGGGATGCTTGCTCAAGCTGCTGTGCCAGACCCAGACCTGGACGCAGACGTTGGACGTTCAGCCCGGACAGCTCGTCGGTCTGACCGGCGACGCCGGCGGCCCGCGTGCCGACAGGGAATGGGCATCGCTGCCGCCGCCGGCGCGGAAGGCGGCGGCGAAGTGA